In the Streptomyces sp. cg36 genome, one interval contains:
- a CDS encoding WhiB family transcriptional regulator → MLPLASILTETDPGLDRDQVGPAGMGWRHRAACRNQPVDLDWFFPSSGEAARSLTAAREVCDVCPVKPECLAYGLASEQMWGVWGGVLADSVEWRALGGRPRNT, encoded by the coding sequence ATGCTGCCCCTCGCCTCGATACTCACGGAAACCGACCCCGGCCTCGACCGCGACCAAGTCGGCCCGGCCGGCATGGGCTGGCGCCACCGCGCGGCCTGCCGGAACCAGCCGGTCGACCTCGACTGGTTCTTCCCCAGCAGCGGCGAAGCCGCCCGCAGCCTGACGGCCGCCCGGGAGGTCTGCGACGTGTGCCCGGTCAAGCCGGAGTGCCTGGCGTACGGGCTGGCCAGCGAGCAGATGTGGGGCGTGTGGGGCGGCGTCCTCGCCGACAGCGTCGAGTGGCGGGCCCTCGGCGGAAGGCCGAGGAACACATGA
- a CDS encoding DUF2637 domain-containing protein, translating to MTTPEPPKQERLSRWEIALAATAAALAVTAGTFGLILSFSTVSSWADTRGFKFPPLVPLAVDFLIPASGVAYVLLVRLDIPLWWLRYAPWALTGVTVFLNIPKGSEAGIGEMVGHAAMPAVWAFVTEVFIHVYRAKRGIRTGRRMESIRWARWLLAPVPTFRLWRRMKLWELRSYDQVLKLERERIAYRDHLRSRYGWAWRRTAPVESRMPLRLAKYGVPLAETAPAGLAAAGIKPTAVTPDGHAAEATEVTATVERASTPTGGPTEPPALPHAEEVPSLRALLPARQAAYAAEEVVRKPREEVTARIPEEVPLLPPPPDLLHHDNDVEEVEEGLANCAEEVLEEVPLLPPPPDLLHLDHGTEEVSRAALSTGGEIDIAPQVTAEEVPAPEPTEEATEDVLRKARTEAQKWAQSPEGIALREEIRKQLLALLDRAEEVSPADFAREHPHYRVTRKYVADQLKWARAHAHKPTT from the coding sequence GTGACCACCCCCGAGCCCCCGAAACAGGAGCGGCTGTCCCGCTGGGAGATCGCCCTCGCCGCCACCGCCGCCGCTCTCGCCGTCACGGCCGGCACCTTCGGACTGATCCTGTCGTTCAGCACCGTCTCCTCGTGGGCGGACACCCGCGGCTTCAAGTTCCCCCCGCTGGTCCCGCTCGCGGTCGACTTCCTGATCCCCGCGTCCGGCGTCGCCTACGTCCTCCTCGTCCGCCTGGACATCCCGCTGTGGTGGCTCCGCTACGCGCCCTGGGCCCTGACCGGCGTCACCGTGTTCCTGAACATCCCCAAAGGCAGCGAGGCCGGGATCGGGGAGATGGTCGGCCACGCGGCGATGCCCGCGGTGTGGGCGTTCGTGACCGAGGTGTTCATCCACGTCTACCGGGCCAAGCGCGGCATCCGTACCGGGCGCCGGATGGAAAGCATCCGCTGGGCTCGCTGGCTGCTCGCCCCCGTGCCCACGTTCCGGCTGTGGCGGCGCATGAAGCTGTGGGAACTCCGCTCGTACGACCAAGTCCTCAAGCTCGAACGAGAGCGAATCGCCTACCGCGACCACCTCCGGAGCCGCTACGGCTGGGCATGGCGGCGCACGGCCCCGGTCGAATCCCGCATGCCGCTGCGCCTGGCCAAGTACGGCGTTCCCCTCGCGGAGACGGCCCCGGCGGGTCTGGCCGCCGCCGGGATCAAGCCGACTGCCGTCACTCCGGACGGCCACGCGGCGGAGGCCACGGAGGTGACCGCCACGGTGGAACGCGCGAGCACCCCGACGGGCGGGCCAACCGAACCGCCCGCACTTCCGCACGCGGAGGAGGTCCCTTCCCTCCGTGCCCTCCTGCCGGCGCGGCAGGCCGCCTATGCGGCGGAGGAGGTCGTGAGGAAGCCGAGGGAGGAGGTCACCGCCCGCATCCCGGAGGAGGTTCCCTTGCTGCCTCCTCCGCCGGACCTCCTCCACCACGACAACGACGTGGAGGAGGTCGAAGAAGGCTTGGCGAACTGTGCGGAGGAGGTCCTGGAGGAGGTCCCTCTGCTGCCTCCTCCGCCGGACCTCCTCCACCTCGACCACGGCACGGAGGAGGTCTCGCGGGCCGCCCTCTCGACAGGCGGAGAAATCGACATTGCGCCGCAGGTCACGGCGGAGGAGGTTCCTGCGCCGGAGCCCACGGAGGAGGCCACGGAGGACGTCCTCCGCAAGGCCCGGACCGAGGCCCAGAAATGGGCGCAGAGCCCCGAAGGCATCGCCCTGCGCGAGGAGATCCGCAAGCAGCTCCTCGCGCTCCTGGACCGCGCGGAGGAGGTCTCCCCGGCCGACTTCGCCCGCGAGCACCCCCACTACCGGGTCACCCGAAAGTACGTCGCCGACCAGCTCAAGTGGGCCCGCGCTCACGCGCACAAGCCGACTACCTGA